One Pandoraea oxalativorans genomic window, CAGGTACGCGCCCTCGCGCCGCGTGTTGACGATGGACTCGGTCCCATCCGGCCCGACGGTGTACACGGTGGGAATCTCGGCGTTTGCGTCGAACAGGAAGTAAGTGAATTGACCGTCATCAAAGGCGCGAGTCAGCCGGATGGCCGACTTATTGCCCGACGTGCCGTAATCGAGATTGAGCTTCGACGGATCGAAGCCGTGGTTCGATCGGCCTCCCCCACCCACCGTGCCCGCCAGGCCCGTGTTGGTATTCGGATAGATGAAGCGCACCAGGAAGGTCTGTGAAGCGCGGTTCTTCGCGCTTGTGAGCTTGAAGTAATACGTGCGCTTGTCCGTAATCACGGTCAGGTTCGTGGCCGCGTTGGGCTCGACCGGCTTGATGAAAAGGCGGTTCTGGTACGGCACCGTTTGCCAGGCGATCGAATCGCCCACGGTCACGACCTTGACTGTCTCATCGTCAGCGAACTCGATCGAGGTCTGATAGCCGTACGTGCCAACCAGCTCATAGACCTGATTCGGATCGTAGGCCACCTGTTTCACCCGATCGTCGGTCACCAGCTGTTTGGGCTTTTTGGCGGCCCACGCCGGGGTCGGCGTCAGCGGCACGCAGACACCGGCCAGAAGAGCAATCGCGAGGGACGCAGCGTTGGGTTTCATGGTCGGTGTCCTTGCTGAATTCGATGACGGGTGCCGGTCGTTGACGTCGATTATTGCGCCGGTTACTGTCGGCTCAGTTCCTGATCTTTGCGATACGCCGTCGCGGCGAAACCCAGCGCGTTTTCCCAGCGGTCGCCCAGCGCGAGCGGTTTGAACGTGAAGGTGTA contains:
- the virB9 gene encoding P-type conjugative transfer protein VirB9; this translates as MKPNAASLAIALLAGVCVPLTPTPAWAAKKPKQLVTDDRVKQVAYDPNQVYELVGTYGYQTSIEFADDETVKVVTVGDSIAWQTVPYQNRLFIKPVEPNAATNLTVITDKRTYYFKLTSAKNRASQTFLVRFIYPNTNTGLAGTVGGGGRSNHGFDPSKLNLDYGTSGNKSAIRLTRAFDDGQFTYFLFDANAEIPTVYTVGPDGTESIVNTRREGAYLVVERTASLFTLRNGDVYLCVQNNANPYQGAVSGSASGPPRDPTHPGGGN